From a region of the Castanea sativa cultivar Marrone di Chiusa Pesio chromosome 10, ASM4071231v1 genome:
- the LOC142612619 gene encoding brassinosteroid-responsive RING protein 1-like, translating to MGFPVGYSELLLPKIFIYALSFLGFLRKLIYTMFHYVGLSDFFEPDIALQDTATRVSEFNSVSAVLIREIFPVVKFSDLVDPPESCAVCLYEFEPNDEIRPLTNCRHIFHRGCLDRWMGYEQKTCPLCRTPFIPDDMQGTFNERLWAASGIPEFYGDYYSHLTGL from the coding sequence ATGGGGTTCCCAGTGGGTTATTCAGAGCTTCTCTTACCAAAAATCTTTATCTACGCACTTTCCTTTCTGGGTTTCTTAAGAAAACTCATCTACACCATGTTTCACTACGTGGGTCTGTCGGATTTCTTCGAACCCGACATTGCGTTGCAGGACACGGCGACACGTGTCTCCGAATTCAACTCCGTGTCGGCCGTGCTGATCCGAGAAATCTTCCCCGTCGTGAAGTTCTCGGACCTGGTCGACCCGCCCGAGTCCTGCGCTGTCTGCCTCTACGAGTTCGAACCCAACGACGAGATCCGACCGCTCACAAACTGTCGCCACATCTTCCACAGAGGCTGCCTCGACCGTTGGATGGGATACGAGCAGAAAACGTGTCCGCTGTGTCGGACACCCTTCATTCCTGATGATATGCAAGGAACTTTCAACGAGAGACTCTGGGCTGCTTCTGGGATCCCTGAATTTTATGGAGATTATTATTCTCATCTTACTGGTTTGTAG